A genomic stretch from Erysipelothrix sp. HDW6C includes:
- a CDS encoding aspartate dehydrogenase domain-containing protein → MKKLRLALIGTGFLNSIVAQAYLDGYLPEYELVGVLGRHYEKTQAFATKYGCTPCARIEDLMALEPNYTAEAASGQSVVDYAETVLRSGSNFIILSIGAFADARFYQHIQHVARSVERKVYIASGAVGGFDILRTAALMSPITVQMGGKKSPQAVARTSLNRVGLLDITEPTEVFTGSTKEAIAALPTHVNVAVATALASAGPEDTHIRIEAIPGFVGDEHRICLNGEEVTTDLKIYSKTSKVAGWSIVAVLQNIVAPIVF, encoded by the coding sequence ATGAAAAAATTACGACTGGCTTTAATTGGCACGGGATTTCTAAACAGTATTGTTGCACAAGCTTACCTGGATGGGTATTTACCAGAATATGAACTTGTCGGTGTGTTGGGAAGACATTATGAGAAAACACAAGCGTTTGCAACGAAATATGGATGCACGCCGTGTGCACGCATTGAAGATTTAATGGCCCTCGAACCAAACTACACCGCAGAAGCAGCATCGGGACAATCTGTCGTTGACTATGCAGAAACGGTTTTGCGTTCGGGATCAAATTTTATCATTTTATCTATTGGCGCGTTTGCTGATGCGCGCTTTTATCAACACATTCAACATGTTGCCCGCTCTGTTGAGCGCAAGGTTTACATTGCGAGTGGTGCAGTTGGTGGTTTTGATATCTTAAGAACTGCAGCACTAATGAGTCCAATCACTGTCCAAATGGGTGGTAAGAAATCACCGCAAGCTGTAGCAAGGACATCATTGAACCGTGTGGGACTGCTCGATATTACAGAACCCACAGAAGTATTTACAGGCTCAACCAAAGAAGCCATCGCGGCATTACCAACACATGTAAATGTTGCGGTAGCAACTGCTCTAGCAAGTGCTGGACCGGAAGATACACATATACGTATCGAAGCAATCCCGGGTTTTGTAGGGGATGAGCATCGTATCTGTTTGAATGGTGAAGAAGTAACTACGGATCTAAAAATATACAGTAAGACAAGTAAAGTTGCAGGGTGGAGTATCGTTGCAGTACTTCAAAATATCGTTGCACCAATTGTGTTTTAG